In a single window of the Leptolyngbyaceae cyanobacterium genome:
- the rplA gene encoding 50S ribosomal protein L1, whose protein sequence is MKKESRRMQELRKKVEERPYQPLEALNLLKETATAKFPESAEAHIRLGIDPKYADQQLRTTVVLPKGTGQTVRVAVIARGEKVTEASNAGADVVGSEELIDEIQKGRMDFDKLIATPDVMPLVAKLGKLLGPRGLMPSPKGGTVTSDLAGAIAEFKAGKLEFRADRTGIVHILFGKASFSTEDLLVNLKALQETIDRNRPSGAKGRYWRSVYVSATMGPSIEVDVNALRDLKMTEAA, encoded by the coding sequence GTGAAGAAAGAATCGCGCAGGATGCAAGAACTGCGGAAAAAAGTAGAAGAGCGGCCTTACCAGCCGTTAGAAGCTTTAAATTTGTTAAAGGAAACTGCTACCGCGAAGTTTCCCGAATCGGCAGAAGCGCATATCCGTTTGGGGATCGACCCGAAGTACGCGGATCAACAGTTGCGGACGACGGTGGTGTTGCCGAAGGGAACTGGTCAAACGGTGCGAGTGGCGGTGATCGCTCGCGGGGAAAAAGTAACCGAAGCCAGTAATGCCGGTGCAGATGTAGTAGGTTCGGAAGAATTAATTGACGAAATCCAAAAAGGTAGAATGGATTTCGATAAGTTGATCGCTACTCCGGATGTGATGCCTCTGGTGGCAAAGCTGGGTAAATTGCTCGGCCCACGGGGGTTGATGCCGTCGCCAAAAGGTGGTACTGTAACTTCCGATCTAGCAGGTGCGATCGCGGAGTTCAAAGCTGGTAAACTAGAATTTCGGGCCGATCGTACCGGGATCGTTCACATCCTGTTTGGTAAGGCATCCTTCTCAACGGAAGATTTGCTGGTAAACCTGAAGGCTTTGCAAGAAACGATCGATCGCAACCGTCCTTCGGGAGCAAAAGGCCGTTACTGGCGTAGCGTATACGTATCTGCCACGATGGGGCCATCGATTGAAGTCGATGTTAACGCTCTCCGTGATTTAAAAATGACGGAAGCGGCGTAA
- the secE gene encoding preprotein translocase subunit SecE, producing MAKKDEAEVEQTTAGFSLVKFVQGTKEELDKVVWPSRQQLISESAAVILMVVLSALLIYLVDNFFSWVSTKVFG from the coding sequence GTGGCTAAAAAAGATGAAGCAGAAGTTGAACAAACAACAGCTGGATTTAGTCTTGTAAAATTCGTGCAGGGAACGAAAGAAGAGCTAGATAAGGTTGTCTGGCCAAGCAGACAGCAGCTTATCAGCGAATCGGCAGCTGTAATCTTGATGGTAGTCCTCTCTGCACTTCTAATCTATTTAGTAGATAACTTTTTTAGTTGGGTATCAACCAAGGTGTTCGGATGA
- the nusG gene encoding transcription termination/antitermination protein NusG, translating into MSFATDEQRDWNQQEVSPDSAKLSAEEAQARSRWYAVQVASGCEKRVKTNLEQRIQTLDVADRIIQVEIPQTPAVKIRKDGSRQHSEEKVFPGYVLVQMVMDDESWQVVKNTPNVINFVGAEQKRRYGRGRGHVKPMPLSNAEVERIFKQTREQEPVVKIDMAVGDRIMVLSGPFKDFEGEVIEVSPERSKLKALLSIFGRDTPVELEFNQVQKQ; encoded by the coding sequence ATGAGTTTTGCAACAGACGAACAACGTGATTGGAATCAGCAGGAAGTATCGCCAGATTCAGCAAAACTCTCGGCAGAAGAAGCGCAAGCACGCTCCCGTTGGTATGCAGTTCAGGTTGCTTCCGGCTGTGAAAAGCGCGTGAAGACAAATTTAGAGCAGCGCATTCAAACTTTGGATGTAGCCGATCGAATTATCCAAGTCGAGATACCGCAGACCCCAGCGGTGAAAATCCGCAAGGATGGTTCTCGACAACACAGCGAAGAAAAAGTTTTCCCTGGCTACGTACTCGTCCAAATGGTCATGGACGATGAAAGCTGGCAGGTTGTCAAAAACACCCCAAATGTGATTAATTTTGTAGGGGCTGAACAAAAGCGTCGCTATGGACGGGGCAGAGGACACGTTAAACCGATGCCGTTGAGTAATGCGGAAGTTGAAAGAATCTTCAAGCAGACTCGCGAGCAAGAGCCTGTCGTGAAAATCGATATGGCGGTGGGAGACAGAATTATGGTTCTTTCTGGTCCATTCAAGGATTTTGAAGGAGAGGTAATTGAAGTAAGTCCAGAGCGCAGCAAGCTCAAGGCTTTACTCTCTATCTTCGGACGCGATACACCCGTGGAATTGGAGTTCAACCAAGTTCAAAAACAATAG
- a CDS encoding Crp/Fnr family transcriptional regulator → MISLIAPPSSTNLIQRTFSCNDSLPLDSNVLWKIERGVVRTVTWSEEGRPITLGFWGAGDLVGKPLSRIDPYQIECLTSVEASLLPSHLWHQVTDVWISQIQMNEELVSIVHNRPVNVRLLQLLNWLARKFGREVNEGILIEVPFTHQALSEAICTTRVTVTRLLNQFEKEGILNRHGRFLLLCK, encoded by the coding sequence ATGATTTCTTTAATTGCCCCTCCTAGTTCTACCAATTTAATTCAGAGAACATTTAGTTGTAACGATTCTCTGCCATTAGATTCCAACGTGTTGTGGAAAATCGAACGGGGAGTAGTTCGTACCGTTACCTGGAGTGAAGAGGGAAGACCAATTACCTTGGGATTTTGGGGCGCGGGAGATTTAGTTGGCAAACCTTTATCTCGCATCGATCCTTACCAAATTGAATGTTTAACTAGCGTCGAGGCAAGTTTGTTGCCTTCTCATCTTTGGCATCAAGTGACAGATGTCTGGATTTCTCAAATTCAAATGAACGAAGAATTAGTGAGCATCGTTCATAACCGACCCGTGAACGTGCGCTTGTTGCAACTTTTAAACTGGTTGGCTCGTAAATTTGGTCGGGAAGTAAATGAGGGAATATTAATTGAAGTACCGTTTACTCATCAAGCCCTTTCCGAAGCTATTTGTACGACGCGAGTCACGGTAACTCGCCTGCTCAACCAATTTGAGAAAGAAGGTATTTTGAACCGTCACGGGCGTTTCCTGTTACTTTGTAAGTAA
- the rplS gene encoding 50S ribosomal protein L19 has product MNAQEIIRSIEAEQLKKDLPEIFIGDTVRVGVIIQEGGKERTQPYEGVVIARRNSGINQTITVRRIFQGVGVERVFLLHSPRIANIKIIRRGQVRRAKLYYLRDRVGKATRLKQRFDRPM; this is encoded by the coding sequence ATGAATGCTCAAGAAATTATTCGCTCGATCGAAGCAGAGCAACTTAAAAAAGATTTGCCGGAAATCTTTATTGGCGATACGGTGAGAGTCGGCGTCATCATCCAAGAAGGTGGTAAAGAGCGGACTCAGCCTTATGAAGGTGTGGTAATTGCCAGACGTAATAGCGGAATTAATCAGACGATTACGGTTAGACGTATTTTTCAAGGCGTTGGTGTAGAGCGAGTATTTTTACTCCACTCTCCACGGATTGCTAACATTAAAATAATTCGTCGCGGTCAAGTACGTCGTGCTAAGTTGTACTACTTGCGCGATCGCGTCGGTAAGGCTACTCGCCTGAAACAACGCTTTGACCGTCCCATGTAG
- the phoU gene encoding phosphate signaling complex protein PhoU yields the protein MNFALKRSSEPNLKYTFMVFPNVRVNTSRFNHHPERQQFDRSLRRLEGDVLRMGALVEQSFRLCHQSLFDRNLAAAEAIPLLDKQVDRFYRQIELDSATLMTLQAPVAKDMRVLSAYMQLVRDLERIGDYAKDLAEIAVKLFPYPPHPCLSEIAVMSHQAQAMLAMSLVALADLDAEGGQRVKQQDDVVDTAYETLYQRLASARDVKGVVEPILLLALVIRHLERMADHATNIGQRVAYIVTGNR from the coding sequence ATGAACTTTGCTCTTAAGCGGAGTTCGGAGCCAAACCTCAAATACACTTTTATGGTTTTTCCTAATGTTAGGGTGAACACTTCTCGTTTCAACCACCATCCTGAAAGACAGCAGTTCGATCGAAGCTTGAGACGCTTAGAGGGTGATGTTTTGCGGATGGGTGCTTTGGTCGAACAGTCGTTTCGGCTTTGCCATCAATCCTTGTTCGATCGCAATCTCGCAGCAGCAGAAGCCATTCCTTTATTGGATAAGCAAGTCGATCGATTTTACCGCCAAATCGAGCTAGATAGCGCGACTTTGATGACATTGCAAGCTCCAGTGGCTAAAGATATGCGCGTTTTAAGCGCTTATATGCAGTTAGTGCGAGATTTAGAACGAATAGGGGATTATGCGAAGGATTTAGCCGAAATAGCGGTTAAACTTTTCCCTTATCCGCCCCATCCTTGCTTGTCCGAAATAGCCGTGATGTCCCATCAAGCTCAAGCTATGCTGGCCATGAGTTTAGTCGCTTTAGCGGATCTGGATGCAGAAGGCGGACAACGAGTGAAACAGCAAGATGATGTAGTAGACACTGCTTACGAAACGCTTTATCAGCGCCTAGCCAGCGCGCGAGACGTTAAAGGAGTAGTTGAACCAATTCTGTTGTTGGCATTAGTGATCCGTCATTTGGAACGAATGGCAGATCACGCTACGAACATCGGTCAACGAGTAGCTTACATAGTAACGGGAAACCGATAA
- a CDS encoding ATP-binding protein: MSIVAFFFGLAIGIGCLLCWQAWFYEQLGQLLRSLPNNGPQPALPAISRLRRGFARINQQVENLETELETWQELLRVAPYGFLIVDEENQLLWCNQQARELLNIDRWEPGQVRLLLELVRSYELDQLIEQTRHQQQPIQQEWVFHPTYPYAEAIGKSTSVTIGAYTWPLPDGQVGVFLENRQAIVELSQAQDRWVSDLAHELRTPLTSIRLVAEALQDRLQPPMTRWVERMLPEINRLINLVQDWLELSQLEVDSSSKLRRQTFELRSLILSVWHSLEPLSEPKQLSLTYNGPDSVWIEADESRLYRVFLNLIDNSIKYSPSSGVIRVKVNLIPQKDTPKFVEINIIDSGSGFPESDLPYVFERLYRGDVSRTRQPTFSADRERNVPVNNTGSGLGLAIVRQIIVAHGGSIQAKNDPQTGGAWLKIELPYGEGIAPNNRAEY; encoded by the coding sequence ATGAGCATCGTTGCCTTTTTTTTTGGTCTTGCCATCGGAATTGGCTGTTTGCTATGTTGGCAGGCTTGGTTTTACGAGCAGCTGGGGCAATTGCTGCGATCGCTACCAAATAATGGCCCGCAACCGGCTTTGCCAGCGATCTCTCGTCTGCGGCGGGGTTTTGCTCGCATTAACCAGCAAGTAGAAAACCTGGAAACTGAATTAGAAACATGGCAAGAGTTACTTCGGGTTGCACCATACGGCTTTTTGATCGTAGATGAAGAAAACCAATTACTTTGGTGCAACCAACAGGCGCGGGAACTGTTGAATATCGATCGATGGGAACCCGGACAAGTACGTTTGCTCCTAGAGTTAGTCAGGTCTTACGAACTCGATCAATTAATCGAACAAACTCGTCACCAACAACAGCCGATTCAGCAAGAATGGGTATTTCACCCAACTTACCCTTATGCAGAAGCGATCGGCAAAAGTACATCTGTGACGATCGGAGCCTATACTTGGCCTTTACCTGACGGACAAGTAGGCGTATTTTTGGAAAACCGCCAAGCTATTGTCGAGCTTTCCCAAGCACAAGATCGGTGGGTTTCTGACTTAGCTCACGAACTGAGAACTCCTCTAACTTCGATTCGCTTAGTAGCAGAAGCCTTACAGGATCGCTTGCAACCACCGATGACTCGATGGGTCGAGCGAATGCTACCGGAAATTAATAGGTTAATTAATTTAGTGCAAGATTGGCTGGAATTAAGCCAATTGGAAGTCGATTCTTCCAGTAAACTACGCCGCCAAACTTTTGAACTGCGCTCGTTAATTTTATCAGTTTGGCATAGCTTAGAACCATTAAGCGAACCAAAGCAATTGAGTCTCACCTACAATGGGCCGGACTCAGTTTGGATAGAAGCTGATGAGTCTCGCTTATACCGAGTATTTCTTAACTTAATTGACAATAGTATTAAATATAGTCCTTCTTCTGGAGTAATTCGGGTAAAGGTAAATCTCATTCCCCAGAAAGATACTCCTAAGTTTGTCGAAATTAATATTATCGATTCAGGCTCCGGATTTCCAGAATCCGATTTGCCTTATGTTTTTGAGCGACTCTATCGAGGAGATGTTTCCCGAACTCGGCAGCCAACTTTTTCTGCCGATCGAGAAAGAAATGTCCCAGTAAATAACACTGGTAGTGGATTAGGTTTGGCAATTGTCCGCCAAATTATTGTTGCTCATGGAGGTTCGATCCAGGCAAAAAACGATCCGCAAACAGGTGGCGCTTGGTTGAAAATTGAATTACCTTATGGAGAGGGGATCGCTCCTAACAACCGCGCTGAATACTAA
- the rplK gene encoding 50S ribosomal protein L11 encodes MAKKVVAMIKLALNAGKANPAPPVGPALGQHGVNIMAFCKEYNARTADQAGMVIPVEISVYEDRSFTFVLKTPPASVLITKAAGVERGSNEPNRKKVGSITRAQLREIAQTKMPDLNANDIEAAMKIVEGTARNMGVTVTD; translated from the coding sequence ATGGCTAAAAAAGTAGTGGCAATGATTAAGTTGGCTCTCAATGCAGGGAAAGCCAACCCAGCGCCTCCTGTCGGCCCAGCATTGGGTCAACATGGGGTGAATATCATGGCGTTTTGTAAAGAGTATAACGCCAGAACAGCGGATCAAGCGGGAATGGTGATTCCGGTAGAAATTTCCGTCTATGAGGATCGCAGTTTCACGTTTGTGCTGAAAACTCCTCCGGCTTCGGTACTGATTACCAAAGCAGCTGGTGTGGAAAGGGGTTCTAACGAGCCAAACCGTAAGAAAGTTGGTTCGATTACCAGAGCGCAGTTGCGAGAAATCGCTCAAACGAAAATGCCTGACCTGAATGCGAATGACATTGAGGCAGCAATGAAGATTGTGGAAGGTACGGCTCGTAACATGGGTGTTACGGTGACGGATTAG
- the rplL gene encoding 50S ribosomal protein L7/L12, with protein MSATTDQILDQLKTLTLLEAAELVKQIEEAFGVSAAAPAGGMMMMAAPGAAAAAEPVEEQTEFSVILEEVPADKKIGVLKVVRSITGLGLKEAKDLVESTPKPIKEAVKKEEADDIKKQIEEAGGKVSVK; from the coding sequence ATGTCTGCTACAACCGATCAAATTCTCGATCAATTGAAAACTTTGACTTTGCTGGAAGCTGCTGAATTAGTTAAGCAAATTGAAGAAGCTTTTGGCGTAAGCGCTGCTGCTCCTGCTGGTGGCATGATGATGATGGCGGCTCCTGGTGCTGCTGCTGCTGCTGAGCCAGTAGAAGAACAAACCGAATTCAGCGTAATTCTGGAAGAAGTACCTGCTGATAAGAAGATTGGCGTTCTGAAGGTAGTACGTAGCATCACTGGTTTAGGTCTGAAGGAAGCTAAAGATTTAGTAGAATCTACTCCTAAGCCTATTAAGGAAGCTGTCAAGAAAGAAGAAGCTGACGATATCAAGAAGCAAATTGAAGAAGCTGGCGGTAAGGTTTCTGTTAAGTAA
- a CDS encoding alkaline phosphatase PhoX, translating to MKLKRRELLTLLGLGAGALAVTTFLGNKIGLVGKKLIFQPVKSPMPLEINEMGAAEQVKNYSTYEVVDDLVLPEGFTYDIIGAWGDPIGDSRFGYNNDYLSFVPTGKDKGYLTINFEYISPLTWLQTYQQVLKKPLPLAEVKAAVNRAGKKGINAYGLPPEEKEIKAKIQQICQEALLDQGIGVISIQRNPDGKWVRKNSQADRRITGISGLKDGRYLKATGPSVLVFRKKEGQGYIDRLGDRIIGTFANCAGGTTPWGTVLSAEENFQVQVPEPVYADGTAFEPEKLAFAIGDEELSGQGNVLGLAGNKYGWIVEVDPANPKDYGTKHTWLGRYRHEAVGIRVVAGKPLAFYSGCDRRGGHLYKFVSKAIVKNPQDKANSRLLADGMLYAAIFNSDRTGRWIPLQPSTPVNPILPSQIEGKAIQLPKRPEGGIFSAKTDREVNSFKQKFKTLGDLYTGNPAEKQGAILIDAHFAANAAGATPTARPEDTEIAPDGSLYIAYTSGSPGGDGGPDQRIFQGPKGETPWEYGWIMHLIEDNNDPSALRFRWQMLAMGGEPAEGGAGFANPDNLLIDGKNNLWMVTDLSSGVHNDPADKLRRGCFGNNSIWYIPTSGADAGNAYVFGIGPMDCETTGPFFTEDYRTLFLSVQHPGEVTGIRRDDASELREFEMKTTDGEKFKQIRTVPIGSNWPGKGKNDPPKPAVVAIRRLDGKSIVPMT from the coding sequence ATGAAGCTAAAACGTAGAGAATTATTAACTTTGCTAGGGTTAGGTGCAGGCGCGTTAGCCGTAACTACTTTTCTGGGCAACAAGATCGGATTAGTTGGGAAAAAACTCATTTTTCAGCCAGTGAAAAGTCCAATGCCACTGGAAATAAATGAGATGGGTGCTGCCGAGCAAGTGAAAAATTACAGCACTTATGAAGTAGTTGATGATTTGGTATTGCCAGAGGGTTTTACTTATGACATCATCGGCGCTTGGGGAGATCCGATCGGTGATTCTCGGTTTGGGTATAACAATGATTATTTATCTTTTGTTCCCACTGGAAAAGATAAAGGTTATTTAACGATTAATTTTGAATATATTAGCCCCCTAACTTGGTTACAAACTTATCAGCAAGTTTTAAAGAAACCTTTACCTTTGGCAGAAGTAAAAGCCGCAGTAAATCGGGCTGGAAAAAAGGGAATTAATGCTTACGGTTTACCTCCAGAAGAAAAGGAAATCAAAGCAAAAATTCAACAAATTTGCCAAGAAGCTTTGCTCGATCAGGGCATTGGAGTTATTTCCATACAGAGAAATCCCGATGGCAAGTGGGTGAGGAAAAATTCTCAAGCCGATCGCAGAATCACTGGTATTTCTGGTTTAAAAGATGGGCGCTATTTAAAAGCAACTGGCCCAAGCGTGCTGGTATTTCGGAAAAAAGAAGGACAAGGCTATATCGATCGGTTAGGCGATCGCATTATTGGTACTTTTGCCAACTGTGCTGGCGGTACAACTCCTTGGGGAACTGTTTTAAGTGCGGAAGAAAACTTTCAAGTGCAAGTGCCGGAACCAGTATATGCCGACGGTACGGCTTTTGAGCCAGAAAAATTAGCTTTTGCGATCGGTGATGAAGAACTTTCCGGGCAAGGTAACGTACTGGGATTAGCTGGTAACAAATATGGCTGGATCGTAGAAGTAGACCCGGCAAATCCCAAAGACTACGGAACCAAACACACCTGGCTGGGGCGCTACCGCCACGAAGCTGTAGGCATTAGAGTTGTAGCAGGCAAGCCTTTGGCATTTTATTCTGGATGCGATCGACGGGGCGGACATTTGTATAAATTCGTCAGCAAAGCGATCGTTAAAAATCCCCAAGATAAAGCCAATTCGCGATTGCTAGCCGATGGAATGCTGTACGCTGCCATCTTCAACTCCGATCGCACCGGACGCTGGATACCCCTCCAACCCAGCACGCCAGTCAATCCCATCCTTCCCAGTCAAATCGAAGGAAAAGCGATTCAACTTCCCAAACGCCCAGAAGGAGGAATTTTTTCAGCTAAAACCGATCGAGAAGTCAACAGTTTTAAACAAAAATTTAAAACGCTAGGCGACCTTTACACCGGCAACCCGGCAGAAAAACAAGGTGCAATTCTCATCGATGCCCACTTTGCCGCTAACGCCGCAGGTGCCACTCCCACCGCCCGCCCCGAAGATACCGAAATTGCCCCAGACGGGTCGCTTTACATTGCTTATACTTCCGGTTCGCCCGGTGGCGATGGTGGCCCAGACCAACGCATCTTCCAAGGGCCAAAAGGAGAAACTCCTTGGGAATATGGTTGGATTATGCACTTGATCGAAGATAACAACGATCCCTCTGCCCTGAGATTTCGTTGGCAAATGTTAGCAATGGGAGGAGAACCTGCGGAAGGAGGGGCTGGTTTTGCCAATCCCGATAACTTGTTAATCGATGGCAAAAACAATCTATGGATGGTCACCGATTTGTCTTCAGGCGTCCACAACGATCCAGCAGATAAACTAAGGCGGGGTTGCTTTGGCAACAATTCGATTTGGTATATACCGACTTCCGGTGCTGATGCGGGTAATGCCTATGTATTTGGCATAGGGCCAATGGACTGCGAAACTACCGGGCCATTCTTTACCGAAGATTACCGAACCTTGTTTTTATCAGTACAACATCCAGGCGAAGTGACGGGAATTCGCCGCGACGATGCCAGCGAACTTCGCGAATTTGAAATGAAAACTACTGATGGTGAAAAGTTTAAGCAAATTCGTACTGTCCCGATCGGTTCTAATTGGCCGGGAAAAGGCAAAAACGACCCACCTAAACCGGCTGTTGTTGCCATTAGAAGGCTAGATGGTAAATCGATCGTTCCCATGACTTAG
- the rplJ gene encoding 50S ribosomal protein L10 codes for MGRTKENKQEIITELKQSLSESQLAVVIDYKGLSVAEITDLRRRLRPTGTVCKVTKNTFMGIAIQEDEKWQAMEEFLKGSSAFLLVKEDIGGALKAYQDFQKATKKSELRGGVMEGRALNQDAIKAIADLPSKEQLMAQIAGALNSVTAKIAIAINEVPASLARGLQAVADKDKESAAPESEAA; via the coding sequence ATGGGTAGAACGAAAGAAAACAAGCAAGAGATTATTACTGAGCTTAAGCAAAGTTTGAGTGAGTCTCAGTTAGCGGTGGTAATCGATTACAAAGGTTTATCGGTAGCCGAGATCACCGACTTGCGGCGTCGTTTGCGTCCGACTGGCACGGTTTGTAAGGTAACCAAAAATACCTTTATGGGTATTGCCATTCAAGAGGATGAGAAATGGCAAGCAATGGAGGAGTTCCTGAAGGGTTCTTCCGCTTTCTTGCTGGTCAAAGAGGACATTGGTGGAGCGCTGAAAGCTTACCAAGATTTCCAAAAAGCTACCAAGAAGAGCGAACTTCGCGGTGGCGTGATGGAAGGTCGCGCTTTGAATCAGGATGCGATTAAGGCGATCGCAGACCTGCCATCCAAGGAACAATTGATGGCCCAAATTGCTGGCGCTCTCAATTCCGTTACTGCCAAAATCGCGATCGCGATCAACGAAGTTCCCGCTTCTTTGGCGCGTGGCTTACAAGCTGTTGCTGACAAGGACAAGGAATCAGCTGCTCCTGAAAGCGAAGCTGCTTAA
- a CDS encoding iron uptake porin, whose protein sequence is MSKTLWNALKLSPAILGATILVSHASVATEDASRTIAQEPTIAATDSSPAGLSSNQPDLEALNSVTTVASLESDKLSPNITNSSVLAQLSDATDEASTTVGQQTNTTLDRIEQYSQQSTESTDSLGQVTSVSQLRDVQPTDWAFQALQSLVERYGCIEGYPDRTYRGNRAMTRYEFAAGLNACLDRIRELIEASRPTPGGGGITEQDLEQLRRLQEEFRSELATLRGRVDTLEARTARLEAQQFSTTTKLRGEAIFALASVFGDERAGGGDLQDNVIFADRVRLNLDSSFTGKDRLRTRLQARNVTQFSGGVTGTNMTRLSFDGNDDNNVTLHRLEYRFPIGSKTNVYIDAIGGEYNDNMYTFNPLFESSGQGSVSRFGRFNPIYRQTAEGTGITVDHNFSKAFGITLGYQVPRDQGNDPTEGLGLFNGAYSALAQLAIRPSKNVDFGFTYVRSLYKDGAVSVSSGTGSTFANNPFAGEATSADHFGLQGSFRLSRYFVISGWGGYTRAYQESNGDADATIINYAVTLGFPDLGKKGNLLGFVAGQPPKATDNNYFVDREDDDTSYHLEAFYRIQVNNNISITPGAFVILNPEHNDNNDAIYVGTLRTTFTF, encoded by the coding sequence ATGTCGAAAACCCTTTGGAATGCCCTGAAGCTGAGTCCAGCAATTCTAGGTGCTACTATTCTGGTCAGTCATGCCTCTGTAGCAACAGAGGACGCCTCCAGAACGATCGCTCAAGAGCCAACAATTGCGGCAACAGATTCATCTCCGGCAGGACTTTCATCGAATCAGCCAGATTTAGAAGCCCTCAATTCAGTTACTACAGTTGCTAGTTTAGAATCTGATAAATTAAGTCCCAATATAACTAATAGTTCGGTGTTGGCTCAACTGTCAGATGCCACTGACGAAGCATCAACGACTGTCGGACAACAAACAAACACCACTCTCGATCGCATCGAGCAGTATAGCCAGCAAAGTACCGAGTCAACCGACAGTTTGGGACAAGTAACTTCCGTTTCTCAATTGCGGGACGTGCAACCCACAGATTGGGCTTTCCAAGCACTGCAATCTTTGGTGGAGCGCTACGGTTGTATTGAAGGATATCCCGATCGCACTTATCGGGGCAACCGGGCGATGACTCGCTATGAATTCGCAGCCGGGTTAAATGCTTGCTTAGACAGAATTAGAGAATTAATCGAGGCTTCCCGTCCCACTCCTGGTGGCGGAGGAATCACCGAACAAGACTTAGAACAACTCAGACGCTTACAAGAAGAGTTTAGAAGCGAATTGGCTACTCTCAGGGGACGAGTGGATACCCTAGAAGCACGCACCGCACGCTTAGAAGCTCAGCAATTCTCTACCACGACGAAGTTAAGGGGAGAAGCGATTTTTGCGCTGGCTAGTGTCTTTGGCGATGAAAGGGCTGGTGGTGGAGATTTACAAGATAACGTCATCTTCGCCGATCGGGTACGCCTCAACTTAGATAGTAGCTTTACCGGTAAAGACCGTTTGAGAACCCGTCTGCAAGCCAGAAATGTTACTCAGTTCAGTGGAGGGGTCACGGGTACTAACATGACCCGCTTATCTTTCGATGGAAATGATGACAACAACGTTACTCTCCATCGACTAGAATATCGTTTCCCTATAGGCTCTAAAACCAACGTTTATATAGATGCGATCGGGGGTGAGTATAACGACAATATGTATACCTTTAACCCCTTGTTCGAGTCTTCCGGCCAAGGTTCGGTTTCCAGATTCGGTCGCTTTAACCCCATTTACCGACAAACTGCTGAAGGTACGGGTATTACCGTAGACCATAATTTTAGCAAAGCATTTGGTATCACTTTAGGTTACCAAGTGCCGAGAGATCAGGGTAATGACCCTACAGAAGGTCTTGGATTATTTAATGGAGCTTATTCCGCTCTCGCTCAGTTGGCGATCCGCCCGAGTAAAAATGTTGACTTTGGCTTTACCTACGTTCGCTCTTTATACAAGGATGGTGCTGTCAGCGTTTCTTCCGGTACTGGTAGTACTTTTGCAAACAATCCTTTTGCAGGGGAAGCGACTTCCGCCGATCATTTTGGTTTACAAGGTAGCTTCCGGTTGAGCCGTTACTTCGTGATTTCTGGTTGGGGCGGTTATACCAGAGCGTACCAAGAATCAAACGGTGACGCTGATGCAACCATCATCAATTATGCCGTAACGCTCGGTTTCCCAGATTTGGGTAAAAAAGGTAACTTGCTTGGTTTCGTAGCAGGTCAGCCGCCGAAAGCTACCGATAACAACTACTTTGTCGATCGGGAAGATGATGATACTTCTTACCACCTAGAAGCGTTCTATCGCATTCAAGTCAACAATAATATCTCGATTACACCTGGTGCTTTTGTGATTCTTAACCCAGAACACAACGACAACAACGATGCGATCTACGTAGGTACGTTGCGGACGACTTTCACTTTCTAA